Proteins encoded within one genomic window of Companilactobacillus sp.:
- a CDS encoding flavodoxin produces MSKKTLIAYYSWSGSTKRLAEKIAVVIGDSDIFEIKVPEGTFSQDMYETSDIATKQIKDHNLPKLTDQVNNLNDYQTILVGGPVWSNAPSSPVDSFLQVIQGFQGTVAPFYTDAGSFDKYEGNFADMAGSLHVVEGLEADDDIQSWFDRIKN; encoded by the coding sequence ATGTCTAAAAAAACATTGATTGCATATTATTCGTGGTCAGGTAGTACAAAGAGATTAGCTGAAAAAATAGCAGTGGTGATCGGAGATTCAGATATTTTTGAGATCAAGGTGCCCGAAGGTACTTTTTCTCAAGATATGTACGAAACTTCAGATATTGCAACTAAGCAGATCAAAGATCACAATTTGCCTAAATTGACAGATCAAGTCAATAATTTGAATGATTACCAAACTATATTAGTTGGTGGTCCAGTGTGGAGCAATGCCCCATCTTCGCCAGTGGATAGCTTTTTACAAGTTATTCAAGGATTCCAAGGGACTGTGGCTCCGTTTTATACGGACGCGGGTTCATTTGATAAATATGAAGGGAACTTCGCTGATATGGCAGGGTCTTTGCATGTTGTTGAAGGTCTGGAGGCTGATGATGATATCCAATCTTGGTTTGATCGGATCAAGAATTAA
- a CDS encoding DHA2 family efflux MFS transporter permease subunit, translating to MSSTNKKEIKTNLQHPYLALMGVLIGGFVGMLSETSLNIALPSIMKAFSIETGTAQWLVTGYMLVIAIVLPLSSLLTKHFSTRGLVRFGLLIFIVGSIISALAVDFGMLLAGRMIQGIGTGIILPLMFSIAMRTFPPNKLGAALGVAALVIMFAPAIGPTLAGILLGALSWRWIFWSFIIFLLIALAFMEKNLTKVFEVTKPKVDWLAICLSTISFGLIVFGISFLSKNLPIAIVALVIGLIFLVIYIRQQLHAETPTLDFKVLKTPRFVTGSILVMIDFGITLSAMYLLPMYLQNGLGVAVALTGVVMLPGGVINAVTSFVAGRAYDHIGAKIMSRLGFLISVIGSLMLIFSGVHSSLGYIIAAHIILMIGVPMAMSPSQTYGLNSLDEYQSADGSAIINTFQQVIGAVATGIATILLSTGQANYLANGGHSEALAFTNGAHYGFTFTLVLAILGFIIAFRVKDKGGDQSEK from the coding sequence ATGAGTTCTACTAATAAAAAAGAAATTAAAACAAATTTACAACATCCTTATTTAGCATTAATGGGTGTTCTGATCGGTGGATTTGTCGGTATGTTAAGTGAAACATCACTAAATATCGCTTTGCCATCTATCATGAAGGCTTTTTCAATTGAAACTGGCACTGCTCAGTGGCTAGTTACTGGCTACATGCTAGTAATTGCGATTGTCTTGCCACTTTCAAGCTTACTGACGAAACATTTTTCAACTCGTGGCTTGGTCCGTTTTGGACTATTGATTTTTATCGTTGGTTCAATTATTTCTGCATTGGCCGTAGATTTCGGCATGCTTCTAGCGGGTCGAATGATTCAAGGTATCGGTACCGGAATTATTTTGCCGCTAATGTTCTCGATTGCCATGCGGACCTTCCCACCAAATAAACTAGGCGCTGCCCTGGGTGTAGCCGCATTAGTTATCATGTTTGCACCTGCCATCGGACCTACTTTAGCTGGTATCTTGTTGGGTGCTTTATCATGGCGCTGGATCTTTTGGTCATTCATTATTTTCTTATTGATTGCCTTGGCATTCATGGAAAAAAATCTGACGAAGGTTTTCGAAGTTACTAAGCCAAAAGTTGATTGGTTAGCAATTTGTCTATCAACTATTAGTTTTGGTCTGATCGTATTCGGAATTAGTTTCTTGAGTAAAAATCTGCCAATCGCAATTGTTGCATTGGTAATTGGTTTGATTTTCTTAGTGATTTATATCAGACAGCAATTGCATGCTGAAACTCCAACTTTGGATTTCAAAGTTTTGAAAACTCCAAGATTTGTAACTGGTTCGATTCTAGTAATGATTGATTTTGGTATCACACTTTCAGCAATGTATTTGTTGCCAATGTACTTGCAAAATGGACTAGGCGTGGCCGTTGCTTTGACTGGTGTCGTTATGTTGCCAGGTGGCGTTATCAACGCGGTAACATCATTTGTCGCCGGTCGTGCCTATGACCACATTGGTGCAAAAATCATGTCTCGTTTAGGATTTTTGATTTCTGTAATTGGTTCATTGATGTTGATTTTCAGTGGCGTTCACAGTTCACTGGGATACATTATTGCCGCTCACATCATTTTGATGATCGGTGTACCAATGGCTATGTCACCATCACAGACTTATGGATTGAATTCACTTGATGAATATCAATCAGCCGATGGTTCTGCCATTATCAACACGTTCCAACAAGTTATCGGAGCCGTTGCTACCGGTATTGCCACGATTCTTTTGAGTACCGGTCAAGCTAATTATTTAGCTAATGGCGGTCATTCAGAAGCACTAGCATTTACTAATGGTGCACATTATGGATTCACATTCACACTAGTTCTCGCTATCCTTGGATTTATCATTGCCTTTAGAGTTAAGGACAAGGGCGGAGACCAAAGCGAGAAATAA
- a CDS encoding SDR family oxidoreductase, with protein MANILVLGANGQIAKLAENIFLDSTGDNLKLYLRRSDRLRDKAAAFEDRIELIDGDTTDVEKLVDSMKDIDMVYANLAGGNIEEQAQDVVKAMDQAGVKRLVWISTLGIYDEVPGKFGEWNNKTLGSYITNYAAAAKVIEDSDLDYTVIRPAWLTNKDEVDYETTQKGETFKGTEVSRKSIAQIVVDIAQVPDKFSKESIGVNKPNTDGDKPAWY; from the coding sequence ATGGCAAACATTTTAGTTTTAGGCGCAAACGGCCAAATCGCAAAATTGGCTGAAAATATCTTTTTAGATTCAACAGGGGACAACTTGAAGTTGTATCTTAGACGTTCAGACAGATTACGCGACAAGGCTGCTGCATTTGAAGACAGAATCGAACTAATTGATGGTGACACGACCGATGTAGAAAAATTAGTTGATTCAATGAAAGACATCGATATGGTTTATGCTAACTTAGCTGGTGGCAATATCGAAGAACAAGCTCAAGACGTCGTTAAGGCAATGGATCAAGCAGGCGTAAAACGCCTAGTTTGGATCTCAACTCTAGGTATTTACGATGAAGTACCTGGCAAGTTCGGAGAATGGAACAACAAGACTTTAGGTAGCTACATCACAAACTACGCAGCTGCTGCTAAAGTAATTGAAGATTCTGATTTGGATTACACAGTTATCCGTCCAGCATGGTTAACTAACAAGGATGAAGTAGATTACGAAACAACTCAAAAGGGTGAAACTTTCAAGGGTACAGAAGTATCAAGAAAGTCAATCGCTCAAATCGTTGTTGACATCGCACAAGTACCTGATAAATTCAGTAAAGAATCAATTGGTGTTAATAAGCCAAATACAGATGGCGACAAGCCAGCTTGGTATTAA
- a CDS encoding fructosamine kinase family protein — protein MLIDKEWYTELKLGNIKNVEPVSGGDINLAFKVTSDSGNYFLKVQPDNDASFFDHEVEGLNLINSVARAPQAIRAGTFKGNGYLILEYVEFGQGSQYDLGQLVAKMHQKHADKFGLDHNILNAKNPKINDWQSNWGNFYVHQRLEVLEKLVQQKGYWNDYRDNLMNQLKTLILEYYQDNPVKPSLMHGDLWNGNVGFTIDHQPILFDPDVFFGNREMDIAMTMLFGGFNQEFYDGYQSVYPLADGWQKRISWYQSYYLLAHVNLFGEGYGPSLENALQQSVNF, from the coding sequence ATGCTTATTGACAAAGAATGGTATACAGAATTAAAACTCGGTAATATCAAAAATGTTGAACCAGTTTCTGGTGGCGATATTAACTTAGCATTTAAAGTCACATCTGATTCTGGAAATTATTTTTTGAAAGTGCAACCTGACAATGACGCTAGTTTTTTCGATCATGAAGTCGAAGGGTTAAACTTGATCAATTCGGTTGCTCGCGCTCCTCAGGCGATTCGAGCGGGAACATTTAAGGGTAATGGATATTTGATTTTGGAATATGTCGAATTTGGACAGGGCTCGCAATACGATTTGGGACAATTAGTTGCTAAAATGCATCAAAAGCATGCAGATAAATTTGGTCTGGATCACAATATTTTGAATGCCAAAAATCCTAAAATTAATGACTGGCAATCTAATTGGGGAAACTTTTACGTTCATCAAAGATTGGAAGTCCTGGAAAAACTAGTCCAACAAAAGGGCTATTGGAATGACTACCGCGACAATTTAATGAACCAACTAAAGACTTTGATTTTGGAATATTATCAAGATAATCCGGTGAAACCTAGTTTAATGCATGGCGACCTCTGGAATGGCAACGTCGGATTTACGATCGATCATCAACCGATTTTATTTGATCCAGATGTATTTTTTGGCAATCGCGAAATGGATATTGCAATGACGATGCTGTTTGGCGGCTTCAATCAGGAATTTTATGATGGCTATCAAAGTGTCTATCCACTTGCCGATGGTTGGCAAAAACGCATTTCTTGGTATCAAAGCTATTATTTATTGGCGCATGTTAATCTATTTGGCGAAGGATATGGACCAAGTCTAGAGAATGCTCTGCAACAAAGTGTCAATTTCTAA
- a CDS encoding MarR family winged helix-turn-helix transcriptional regulator produces MSSNIAHLIKVASNEISRSVNNFASDYDLTGTQVQIIDFLTSIPENEDVFQKDIEAEFNIRRSTATNILKIMEKKELIKRESVESDSRLKKIIVLDKARKLQTNIDDFMKQNDQRILSSLGAFERRGFLHALQKLPEKLQDIEQSEVDKQ; encoded by the coding sequence ATGTCGAGCAATATCGCTCATTTGATAAAAGTGGCTTCGAATGAGATTTCTCGCAGTGTGAATAATTTTGCATCTGATTATGATTTAACTGGAACGCAGGTCCAAATCATCGATTTTTTGACTAGCATTCCAGAGAATGAAGATGTTTTTCAAAAAGATATTGAGGCTGAATTTAACATTCGCCGCTCTACGGCAACTAATATCCTCAAGATCATGGAGAAAAAGGAATTAATCAAACGTGAATCCGTCGAATCTGATTCAAGGTTGAAAAAGATCATCGTTTTGGATAAGGCTAGAAAGCTTCAAACCAATATTGATGATTTTATGAAACAAAACGATCAACGCATCTTATCTAGTTTGGGTGCGTTTGAGCGTCGAGGATTTTTACATGCGTTACAGAAATTACCAGAAAAACTACAAGATATCGAGCAAAGCGAGGTAGATAAACAATGA
- a CDS encoding nucleoside hydrolase, protein MKKVIMDCDPGIDDAIALTVLLAHPEIADVIGVTTVGGNVTLNYVTQNAKKLLTFLGSHAELASGQAEPLVKEIETAGEIHGKTGMEGYEFPKDSLDYPLTSENAVTFIHDKLVNSDEPVDIIATAPLTNIALLLKTFPEVKPKIDHIYIMGGSTLQGNITLAAEFNAYVDPEAAKIVFDSGVDITLSGLNLTENKAYMTMDEIGSIKHLGKVGVMASSILDFYANAELEKGMTKIPIHDACAVISMLKPELFTKSNDYSIDVGLTNDQFRGMTYPDRRVYAEEHNKIKVLEDVDREAFVQYLLDAIKSYDK, encoded by the coding sequence ATGAAAAAAGTTATTATGGATTGCGATCCCGGAATTGATGACGCAATTGCGTTGACCGTGCTATTGGCACATCCTGAGATTGCTGATGTGATTGGAGTTACTACCGTAGGGGGAAATGTAACTTTAAATTACGTTACGCAAAATGCTAAGAAATTGTTGACCTTCTTAGGTTCTCATGCCGAATTAGCTTCTGGACAAGCTGAGCCATTAGTTAAAGAAATCGAAACTGCTGGCGAGATCCACGGAAAGACAGGTATGGAAGGCTACGAATTTCCAAAGGACAGCCTTGACTATCCATTAACTAGTGAAAATGCTGTGACATTTATTCATGACAAATTAGTTAATAGCGATGAACCAGTTGACATTATCGCCACTGCTCCACTAACTAACATCGCCCTTTTGCTAAAGACTTTCCCAGAAGTTAAGCCAAAGATCGACCATATCTATATTATGGGTGGATCAACTCTTCAAGGAAATATCACTTTAGCTGCTGAATTCAACGCTTATGTTGATCCGGAAGCTGCTAAGATTGTCTTCGACTCTGGTGTCGACATTACCTTGTCAGGTTTGAATTTGACTGAAAACAAGGCCTATATGACAATGGATGAAATTGGTTCGATCAAACACCTTGGCAAGGTCGGCGTCATGGCTAGTTCAATTTTGGACTTCTACGCCAATGCTGAACTTGAAAAGGGTATGACTAAGATTCCAATTCATGATGCTTGTGCCGTTATCAGTATGTTAAAACCTGAATTATTCACTAAGAGCAACGACTACTCGATCGATGTCGGTTTAACAAACGATCAATTCAGAGGTATGACTTATCCAGATAGAAGAGTCTATGCTGAAGAACACAATAAGATCAAAGTTCTTGAAGACGTTGACCGTGAGGCATTCGTTCAATACTTACTAGATGCAATCAAGAGTTACGATAAATAG
- a CDS encoding matrixin family metalloprotease, with protein MKKLRSIAVLAAAAFMLTPLFLTTNAQASTEDEFPLRLTNTTNQTQVNKNVSTYNISDITRNEHFDKNNLSYYITPGTAIGVQRDIRAGALTWNMATKVKFTETKTKNSADIVFTNNGTTSAENGLTTNTINRSRGYIEVLSSKIDLSKNTIPQTTLSTMGKRVVEHELGHALGLKDSYSDQNGTIMWYKTPNTDVTPKDVQAINVYYK; from the coding sequence ATGAAGAAATTGAGATCAATTGCAGTCTTAGCTGCCGCAGCATTTATGCTTACACCGCTTTTTTTAACTACAAATGCACAGGCTTCGACTGAAGATGAATTTCCACTTAGACTCACAAACACAACTAATCAAACACAAGTTAACAAAAATGTCTCAACTTATAACATTTCCGACATTACTCGAAACGAACATTTTGATAAAAATAACCTCAGTTACTACATAACTCCAGGAACTGCAATCGGCGTTCAAAGAGATATCCGTGCCGGTGCTTTAACTTGGAATATGGCTACCAAAGTGAAGTTTACTGAGACTAAAACTAAAAATTCTGCAGATATTGTCTTCACAAATAATGGAACTACTAGTGCAGAAAATGGTTTAACTACTAACACCATCAATCGTTCACGTGGATACATCGAAGTTTTATCTTCAAAAATCGATCTTTCCAAAAATACGATCCCTCAAACCACTTTATCTACCATGGGTAAACGAGTTGTTGAACATGAACTAGGTCACGCCTTAGGCTTGAAAGATTCATATTCAGACCAAAACGGAACCATCATGTGGTACAAGACGCCAAACACTGACGTGACACCAAAAGACGTACAAGCAATCAATGTATATTACAAATAA
- a CDS encoding acyltransferase, translating into MGSKRIVYIDYLKITAMLGVVMSHSLAETLNDHVLSLQWHISNVLIGLVSPAVGIFYMVSGALILSSRHTNDIKYLWTHRLVKIVVPFIIWSAITVGVLMQVAGQFKVGTWFNKLLLIYHQFPIIPFWFLYPLIGFYLISPMIKAFVDNASNKLIDYILAVWFVTNILFPFLVEVLPHKYGIYFTYIPNSNMIFLGQTFGYFLLGYRLSKIQVKANTFWEDFAATILLLAITIVVNIENVAFHWKFPVIGYTSIVAVILAMEIFLMVRKFSMKHPINRITRHYVAEISTLTYGVYLTHGLVIQLTEQIFKITNAFLVFLITTAICLLFGFIISKIPKVRFFLLGMD; encoded by the coding sequence ATGGGTAGTAAAAGGATAGTATACATTGATTATTTAAAAATCACTGCAATGCTTGGCGTGGTCATGTCTCATTCATTAGCGGAGACTTTAAATGACCACGTTTTGTCGTTGCAGTGGCATATATCGAATGTTTTGATCGGACTAGTATCGCCAGCTGTGGGGATTTTTTACATGGTCAGCGGGGCTTTGATTTTGTCGAGTCGACACACGAATGATATTAAATATCTGTGGACGCATCGGTTGGTCAAAATAGTTGTACCGTTTATTATTTGGTCCGCTATAACGGTGGGCGTTTTGATGCAAGTTGCGGGGCAATTTAAAGTAGGAACATGGTTTAACAAGCTATTGTTGATATATCATCAGTTCCCAATTATTCCATTTTGGTTCCTGTACCCATTGATTGGATTTTATCTGATTTCGCCGATGATCAAAGCGTTTGTTGATAACGCCAGTAATAAATTGATCGATTATATTTTGGCAGTTTGGTTTGTTACCAATATTCTATTTCCGTTTTTAGTGGAAGTTTTGCCACACAAATATGGAATTTATTTCACGTATATCCCTAACAGCAACATGATATTTTTAGGACAAACCTTTGGATATTTCTTGTTAGGATATCGGCTGTCAAAAATTCAAGTCAAAGCTAATACTTTTTGGGAAGACTTTGCAGCGACAATATTATTATTAGCAATTACGATCGTAGTAAATATCGAAAACGTGGCATTTCATTGGAAGTTTCCAGTGATTGGATACACATCGATCGTGGCAGTTATTTTGGCAATGGAGATCTTCTTGATGGTCCGTAAATTTTCGATGAAGCATCCAATCAATCGAATCACGCGCCATTACGTCGCTGAAATATCGACATTGACGTACGGAGTTTACTTAACTCACGGATTAGTAATTCAATTGACGGAACAAATTTTTAAGATCACGAATGCTTTCTTAGTATTTTTGATCACAACAGCAATTTGTTTGCTGTTCGGATTTATCATTAGCAAAATACCAAAAGTTAGATTTTTCTTGTTGGGAATGGACTAA
- a CDS encoding DUF5692 family protein, translating to MFLFQSISGADWLMWIAIIAALMLLNEAARANKWVGLALFVVVPILLTIFVWPTTAGAGSSTGTWFHWVKVYSALAGCLGFMALRFIKKLSTNKWALLFPPIILSVNIMEAVIRDFQVYGMHGMVDGVFMNGGAWNIMNGIAGIINIITITGWFGIIISRDKQKDMIWADQIWPWIIAYDLWNFAYVYNCVGDHSFYAGAALLLSCTFAAFFIKKGSWLQARAQTLAFWMMFTMSVPAFVTNSQFSVQSTHSNAALFTVSLIALLANVAVLVLHVYRIVKYHKNALKDDVYAGTRAHDQVLADNLPEKDMPSGLNVKGGDSSAHTV from the coding sequence ATGTTCTTATTTCAAAGCATTTCAGGGGCAGATTGGTTAATGTGGATCGCAATTATTGCGGCATTAATGTTATTAAACGAAGCTGCCCGTGCAAATAAATGGGTCGGACTAGCTTTATTCGTAGTTGTGCCGATCTTGTTAACAATATTCGTTTGGCCAACGACAGCAGGAGCCGGAAGCAGTACAGGTACTTGGTTCCACTGGGTCAAAGTTTATTCAGCTTTAGCTGGGTGTTTGGGCTTTATGGCTCTAAGATTTATCAAAAAACTCAGCACCAATAAGTGGGCATTGTTGTTCCCACCAATTATTTTGTCGGTAAACATTATGGAAGCTGTCATTCGTGACTTCCAAGTTTACGGCATGCACGGTATGGTCGATGGCGTCTTCATGAATGGTGGCGCTTGGAACATCATGAACGGTATCGCTGGTATCATCAATATTATTACGATCACTGGTTGGTTCGGAATTATTATCAGTCGTGACAAGCAAAAAGATATGATCTGGGCAGACCAGATCTGGCCATGGATCATTGCTTACGATCTTTGGAACTTTGCCTATGTTTACAACTGTGTTGGTGACCATTCATTCTACGCTGGTGCAGCCTTACTATTGTCATGTACTTTTGCAGCCTTCTTCATCAAGAAAGGTTCATGGCTTCAGGCTCGTGCTCAAACTCTAGCATTTTGGATGATGTTCACAATGAGCGTTCCTGCATTTGTTACTAATTCACAATTCTCAGTTCAGAGTACTCACTCAAATGCAGCCTTGTTCACAGTCAGCTTGATTGCATTGTTAGCTAACGTTGCAGTTCTAGTATTACATGTATATAGAATCGTTAAGTACCACAAGAATGCACTTAAAGACGATGTTTACGCTGGAACAAGAGCTCATGATCAAGTACTAGCAGACAATTTGCCTGAAAAAGATATGCCTTCTGGCTTAAACGTCAAAGGTGGAGATTCTTCAGCACATACAGTTTAA
- a CDS encoding TetR/AcrR family transcriptional regulator has protein sequence MDTKKHLASTLKKVMQTVPVDKITINQLTSAGNVARNTFYYHFDDINQLLEYIYADEIVTQLEAYKKQQNWLDGLKLLLDYIDDNRKFCLNTFRSVNRGLLEHFLYSVAFDMVTGVVMDLHPECDDKLRDEIGNFYGLALSSQLIQWLTSNMNESKDEFCERMNRMLCGSIDNVVEHNQE, from the coding sequence GTGGATACGAAGAAACATTTAGCATCAACTTTGAAAAAAGTTATGCAGACTGTACCTGTGGATAAAATTACGATCAATCAATTGACCAGTGCCGGCAATGTTGCTAGAAATACTTTTTACTATCATTTTGACGACATTAATCAATTGCTGGAATACATTTATGCAGATGAAATCGTGACGCAGCTTGAAGCTTATAAGAAACAGCAAAATTGGCTAGATGGTTTGAAATTGCTGTTAGATTACATCGATGACAATCGCAAATTTTGCTTGAATACTTTTAGATCAGTTAATCGGGGATTGCTGGAACATTTCTTATACAGCGTTGCCTTCGATATGGTGACTGGCGTGGTGATGGACTTGCATCCTGAGTGCGACGATAAGTTACGCGATGAGATCGGTAATTTTTATGGATTAGCACTGAGCAGTCAATTGATCCAGTGGTTAACTTCCAATATGAATGAATCAAAAGACGAATTTTGCGAACGCATGAATCGGATGCTTTGCGGTTCGATCGACAACGTTGTGGAACATAATCAAGAGTAA
- the rlmH gene encoding 23S rRNA (pseudouridine(1915)-N(3))-methyltransferase RlmH has protein sequence MNIKFVTVGKLKEKYLKAGIAEYAKRLSAFCKFEIIECPDEKAPENLSEAQDQHVKEVEGERILSKIKDKEYVILLDLKGKELTSEELAKKIDDLSTYGTSDITLVIGGSLGVSPEVKKRADYSICFGKFTLPHQLMRLVLTEQIYRSFMIINHRTYHK, from the coding sequence ATGAATATAAAGTTTGTTACTGTAGGTAAATTAAAAGAGAAGTATCTTAAGGCTGGTATAGCAGAGTATGCCAAGCGTTTGAGTGCTTTTTGCAAGTTTGAGATTATTGAATGTCCGGATGAAAAGGCTCCGGAAAATTTGAGTGAGGCTCAAGATCAACATGTCAAAGAGGTTGAGGGGGAAAGAATCCTCAGTAAGATCAAGGATAAAGAATACGTTATTTTGCTCGACCTCAAGGGTAAAGAGCTCACTTCAGAAGAATTGGCGAAAAAAATCGACGACTTATCCACATATGGAACTAGCGACATTACGTTGGTAATCGGTGGATCATTGGGAGTTAGTCCTGAGGTCAAAAAAAGAGCCGATTACAGCATTTGTTTCGGAAAGTTCACCTTACCGCACCAATTAATGAGATTAGTCCTTACAGAGCAAATTTATCGTTCATTTATGATCATCAACCATCGTACTTATCATAAATAG